In Chitinophaga nivalis, a single genomic region encodes these proteins:
- a CDS encoding T9SS type A sorting domain-containing protein: MKLYPNPATTIINFEINQHTNDRIYDLIVYNFLGKKMELLKGVGSRTTVNVDNYYNGLYIFQLRDQRGNLVESGKFNVFK, encoded by the coding sequence GTGAAACTATATCCAAACCCCGCTACCACCATTATCAATTTCGAAATAAACCAACATACTAACGATCGTATATACGATCTTATTGTGTATAACTTCCTGGGAAAGAAAATGGAATTGCTGAAAGGCGTCGGTTCCCGCACCACTGTAAACGTTGACAACTACTATAACGGTCTGTATATTTTTCAATTACGCGATCAGCGGGGAAACCTGGTAGAATCGGGTAAATTCAATGTATTTAAATAG
- a CDS encoding glucosaminidase domain-containing protein, with translation MQVRKYLLVVSFLIGCTPFLKAQNITTQQYIATYKNVAIEEMRRSGVPAAIKLAQGIVETQSGNGTLCLQSNNHFGIKCKNTWTGKTIRYDDDARQECFRVYDSARESYKDHSDFLRSNPRYAFLFQFDGDDYKSWAYGLKQAGYATNKTYPQQLIKIIEENNLQQYTLIALGKAAPESAYTEPPVYAGNNPRKPETKPTTPRNNGGYNKPVVINYPKGVFEINGRRAMYVKAGTSLIQLAAQQDIRLRKLVRFNDLEDDRPLPKDMIIFLQKKSKRGNKEYHTVASGESMHDIAQAEGLQLRWLRRRNKLHEGEEPAYGQRLNLEGYAGSAPALAKNNRVLREEDQAPPEDFSPRKAIEDMKAETAKHNTGGAAVPETRPSASGSGVPPAMVEDLKKVGEVTSGNQPAPRPATPQPQPAPSQPAPAPVAGAQYHDVQPKETLYGIARMYNKSITQIQEWNNLQGFDIKIGQRLLVNK, from the coding sequence ATGCAAGTAAGAAAATACTTATTGGTGGTCAGTTTTCTTATTGGCTGCACGCCATTCCTGAAAGCACAGAACATCACTACCCAGCAATATATTGCTACCTATAAAAATGTGGCCATTGAGGAAATGCGCCGCTCAGGCGTACCTGCTGCCATTAAACTGGCCCAGGGGATTGTGGAGACACAGTCCGGCAACGGTACCCTGTGCCTGCAGTCCAATAACCACTTTGGTATTAAATGTAAAAACACCTGGACCGGCAAAACCATCCGTTACGATGATGACGCCCGCCAGGAATGTTTCCGCGTATATGATTCCGCCCGCGAATCCTATAAAGATCATTCCGATTTTTTACGCAGTAATCCCCGTTATGCCTTCCTGTTTCAGTTTGACGGAGATGATTATAAATCCTGGGCCTATGGCCTGAAACAGGCCGGTTATGCCACCAATAAAACCTATCCGCAACAGCTGATCAAGATTATTGAAGAGAATAACCTGCAGCAATATACGCTGATCGCCTTGGGTAAAGCTGCTCCGGAATCGGCTTATACTGAGCCGCCGGTATATGCAGGTAACAACCCGCGTAAACCGGAGACCAAACCCACTACTCCCCGCAATAATGGTGGTTACAATAAACCTGTAGTCATCAATTATCCCAAAGGGGTATTTGAAATCAACGGTCGCCGCGCTATGTATGTAAAAGCCGGTACTTCCCTGATACAACTGGCTGCCCAGCAGGATATCCGGTTACGGAAGCTGGTGCGGTTCAATGATCTGGAAGATGACCGCCCATTGCCTAAAGACATGATCATCTTCCTCCAGAAAAAAAGTAAACGCGGTAATAAAGAATATCACACGGTAGCCAGTGGTGAAAGCATGCACGATATTGCCCAGGCTGAAGGCCTGCAACTCCGGTGGCTGCGTCGCCGCAACAAACTGCATGAAGGAGAAGAGCCGGCCTATGGCCAGCGTCTGAACCTGGAAGGTTATGCAGGCAGCGCGCCTGCGCTGGCAAAAAATAACCGGGTGCTGAGAGAAGAAGATCAGGCCCCGCCGGAAGATTTTTCTCCGCGTAAGGCCATTGAGGATATGAAGGCGGAAACGGCGAAACATAACACTGGTGGTGCAGCTGTGCCTGAAACCAGGCCATCGGCCTCCGGCAGCGGCGTACCGCCGGCCATGGTGGAAGACCTGAAAAAAGTAGGGGAAGTAACCAGCGGCAACCAGCCGGCTCCCAGACCTGCTACACCGCAGCCCCAGCCCGCTCCTTCACAACCGGCGCCAGCACCCGTAGCAGGAGCACAGTACCACGATGTACAACCCAAAGAAACATTGTATGGCATTGCCAGAATGTATAATAAATCTATTACCCAGATACAGGAATGGAATAATTTGCAGGGCTTCGATATTAAAATCGGACAGCGGCTGCTGGTGAATAAGTAA
- a CDS encoding nucleotide exchange factor GrpE, translating to MTEKEQDMQTNGQANAGGENEKSMPDISTDEQTNSTAHMNDESEATGELEKKEKEVSELRDKYLRLQAEFDNYRKRTAKERIELMQTANKEVIISLLDVLDDSDRAAKQLENTTDINALKDGVVLVFNKLRTTLQAKGLKVMESANTPFDSDLHEAITEIPAPTPDLEGKIVDVLQPGYYLNDKLIRHAKVIVGK from the coding sequence ATGACAGAAAAAGAACAAGACATGCAGACAAACGGACAGGCTAACGCTGGTGGCGAAAACGAAAAGAGCATGCCGGATATCAGTACTGACGAGCAAACAAACAGTACTGCACATATGAATGATGAATCGGAAGCAACAGGAGAACTGGAGAAAAAAGAGAAAGAAGTAAGTGAATTGCGTGATAAGTACCTCCGGTTACAGGCAGAATTTGACAACTACCGTAAACGTACTGCAAAAGAACGTATAGAATTAATGCAAACAGCCAATAAAGAAGTTATCATATCTTTGCTGGATGTACTGGATGATAGTGACAGGGCTGCCAAACAGCTGGAGAATACCACCGATATCAATGCCTTAAAAGATGGCGTAGTACTGGTATTCAACAAGTTACGAACTACCCTGCAGGCAAAAGGACTGAAAGTAATGGAAAGTGCCAACACCCCATTTGATTCTGACCTGCACGAGGCCATCACAGAAATACCCGCTCCTACACCTGATCTGGAAGGAAAAATAGTGGACGTATTACAACCTGGTTATTACCTGAATGACAAATTGATCCGTCATGCGAAGGTAATAGTGGGTAAATAG
- a CDS encoding PorP/SprF family type IX secretion system membrane protein, whose amino-acid sequence MKTIFNILLAIACLTTTLPVFSQDIHLSQFYETPILRNPALIGIFNGDVRIQAVYRNQWNSVTVPYQTGTISGEIKFPVGRGNDYITTGLQLTYDRAGTSRLQSTQIFPAINYHKSLNEDKSSFLSLGFMGGLVQRQFDPSNMTFNNQYSGGRFDPAAATGEEGKLALKGYSYLDAGVGLSYNSVIGEDVNYFIGAGYFHFNRAKISFYNDKNIELDPKITFNAGITIPVSERVKVIAHYNQLHQGTYSEYIGGGLIGYGLMNEGLESTRAIYGGLFLRWNDAIIPTLKIDMDKYEIAMSYDTNISQLRTASKSFGGFEISLVFKGFLNSRNSTLESVNCPRF is encoded by the coding sequence ATGAAAACCATTTTCAACATATTACTGGCTATAGCCTGTCTGACAACCACCTTACCGGTGTTCTCACAGGATATACATCTGTCGCAGTTCTATGAAACACCGATCCTGCGCAACCCTGCATTGATTGGTATTTTCAATGGCGACGTACGTATTCAGGCGGTATACCGCAACCAGTGGAACAGCGTAACCGTACCATACCAGACCGGTACCATCAGCGGAGAAATTAAATTCCCCGTGGGCCGCGGCAATGACTACATCACCACGGGGTTGCAGCTGACGTACGATCGTGCCGGTACCTCCCGGCTGCAGTCTACCCAGATTTTCCCGGCTATCAACTACCACAAATCGCTCAATGAGGATAAAAGCAGTTTCCTCTCTTTAGGCTTTATGGGCGGATTGGTACAGCGCCAGTTTGATCCTAGCAATATGACTTTCAACAACCAGTATTCCGGCGGACGTTTTGATCCGGCTGCGGCTACCGGGGAGGAAGGCAAGCTGGCACTCAAAGGATACAGCTATCTGGATGCCGGCGTAGGATTAAGTTACAACAGTGTGATTGGGGAAGATGTCAATTACTTTATCGGGGCCGGATATTTCCATTTCAACCGGGCCAAAATATCTTTCTACAATGATAAAAATATCGAACTGGATCCTAAAATCACCTTCAATGCCGGTATTACCATTCCGGTGTCTGAAAGGGTAAAGGTGATTGCCCATTACAATCAACTGCATCAGGGTACCTATTCCGAATACATTGGCGGAGGATTGATCGGCTATGGTTTAATGAATGAGGGATTGGAATCTACGCGGGCGATTTATGGCGGTCTCTTCCTGCGCTGGAATGATGCGATCATTCCCACGCTTAAAATTGATATGGACAAATACGAGATTGCGATGAGTTATGACACCAATATCTCCCAGTTGAGAACGGCCAGCAAATCGTTCGGCGGCTTTGAAATATCATTGGTTTTCAAAGGTTTCCTGAACAGCCGCAACAGTACGCTGGAAAGTGTGAATTGCCCGAGATTCTAA
- the dnaJ gene encoding molecular chaperone DnaJ, whose translation MSTKRDYYEILAVVKTSSQDEIKKAYRKVAMQYHPDRNPNNKEAEEKFKEAAEAYEVLSDPDKRAQYDRFGHAGMNGNRGGFGGGGGMNMDDIFSNFGDIFGNDDIFGSFFGGGGRGGGGNRRGRGTRGSNLRVKIRLTYEEIAKGANKKIKVKKYVPCQHCGGLGAKDKNAFQSCNTCGGSGQVRKVTQTFLGQMQTVTTCPTCHGEGQIITSKCGHCKGEGRMYGEEMVSIDIPAGVQEGMQLSMSGKGNAGERGGAPGDLLILIEEEPHPELQRDGLNVAYDLYISFPDAVYGTSLEVPTIDGKAKIKIPAGTQSGKIFRLKGKGFPSVNSYEKGDQLIHVNVWTPQTVTSDEKAMLDKLQASDNFKPNPEKSEKGFFEKVRDIFS comes from the coding sequence ATGTCTACCAAAAGAGATTATTACGAAATACTGGCGGTTGTCAAAACCTCCAGCCAGGATGAAATCAAAAAAGCCTACCGCAAGGTGGCTATGCAATATCACCCTGACCGCAACCCCAATAATAAAGAGGCGGAAGAGAAATTCAAGGAAGCGGCTGAAGCATACGAAGTATTGAGCGACCCTGATAAAAGGGCGCAATATGATCGTTTCGGCCATGCCGGTATGAATGGTAACCGTGGCGGATTTGGCGGCGGTGGCGGCATGAATATGGACGACATCTTCTCCAACTTTGGTGACATTTTCGGTAATGATGATATTTTTGGCAGCTTCTTCGGCGGCGGCGGTCGTGGTGGTGGTGGAAACCGCCGTGGACGCGGTACCCGTGGTTCCAACCTCCGGGTAAAAATCCGGCTGACCTATGAAGAAATAGCCAAAGGCGCCAACAAAAAAATCAAAGTAAAAAAATATGTTCCCTGCCAGCATTGCGGTGGCCTGGGAGCAAAAGATAAAAATGCCTTTCAAAGCTGTAACACCTGTGGCGGTTCCGGTCAGGTAAGGAAAGTAACACAGACTTTCCTGGGCCAGATGCAAACCGTTACCACTTGTCCTACCTGTCATGGCGAAGGCCAGATCATCACCAGCAAATGCGGCCACTGTAAAGGAGAAGGTCGTATGTATGGCGAAGAAATGGTGAGCATCGACATCCCGGCAGGCGTACAGGAAGGTATGCAGCTGAGCATGAGCGGAAAAGGTAATGCCGGTGAAAGAGGCGGCGCCCCTGGCGACCTGCTGATCCTCATCGAAGAAGAACCACATCCGGAACTGCAGCGCGATGGCCTGAATGTAGCCTACGATCTGTATATCTCCTTCCCGGATGCGGTATACGGTACTTCCCTGGAAGTTCCTACCATCGATGGTAAAGCTAAAATCAAGATTCCCGCAGGTACACAAAGTGGTAAAATCTTCCGCCTCAAAGGCAAAGGTTTCCCTTCTGTCAACTCCTACGAGAAAGGCGATCAGCTGATCCATGTAAATGTATGGACACCGCAAACCGTTACCTCCGATGAAAAAGCAATGCTCGATAAATTACAGGCATCCGACAACTTTAAACCAAATCCGGAAAAATCTGAAAAAGGATTTTTTGAGAAGGTAAGAGATATATTCAGCTAA
- a CDS encoding O-methyltransferase — MELIPTVVEAYSEKYTSGESDAMYRLNRETHLKVELPHMLSGQVQGQFLSMISHMVRPHRILEIGTYTGYSAICLAAGLEPGGILHTIDVNEELETLCHKYFEETGNADKIKMHIGKAADVIHSLDETFDLVFIDADKAGYVHYYDLVWEKLRPGGFILADNVLYHGQVLLPESEQGSQAKAMIRFCEKVLADDRAEQVLLTLRDGVLMIRKK; from the coding sequence ATGGAGCTTATACCCACGGTTGTGGAGGCCTATTCAGAGAAGTATACGAGCGGAGAAAGTGACGCAATGTATCGGTTAAACCGGGAAACGCACCTGAAAGTAGAATTACCGCATATGCTGAGTGGTCAGGTACAGGGGCAATTCCTAAGCATGATCAGTCACATGGTACGGCCGCACCGCATCCTGGAAATAGGCACCTACACCGGCTATTCTGCCATCTGTCTGGCAGCAGGGCTGGAACCCGGAGGTATATTGCATACCATAGATGTCAACGAAGAACTGGAAACCCTATGCCATAAGTACTTTGAAGAAACAGGTAATGCAGATAAAATAAAAATGCATATTGGTAAAGCGGCGGATGTAATCCACTCCCTCGATGAAACATTCGACCTGGTGTTCATCGATGCAGATAAAGCCGGCTATGTGCATTACTACGACCTGGTATGGGAAAAGCTGCGCCCAGGTGGTTTTATACTGGCAGATAATGTACTGTATCACGGACAGGTATTATTACCGGAAAGCGAACAGGGCAGCCAGGCCAAAGCCATGATTCGTTTTTGTGAAAAAGTGCTGGCAGATGACCGGGCAGAGCAGGTATTACTGACGCTCCGCGATGGTGTGCTGATGATCAGAAAAAAATAA
- a CDS encoding class I SAM-dependent methyltransferase, with product MEQKMQMFENRLTKVFRHISKLARRQNITCYRVYDDDIPEFPFSIEMYEDQVYIAEYNRRHGMDDDAHEAWLDTCLELISKILDVVPEKIWVKQRQRKENRKSQYEKLSLENHEMIVKEGGLQFRVNLSDYLDTGLFLDHRITRSMVKEEVKDKKVLNLFCYTGSFSVYAAAGGAAEVTSVDLSKTYLTWAEENMRLNGFDTTKHPFVHADVLQYLDTLKLNTFDLVIMDPPTFSNSKRMKDFLDIQRDHAELLNKVLLATKKDGVVYFSNNYRRFIMETEKINAAAIKDITNQTLPFDFQQKMIRKCYRLIK from the coding sequence ATGGAGCAAAAAATGCAGATGTTCGAGAACCGGCTTACCAAAGTATTCCGGCACATCAGTAAACTCGCCAGAAGGCAAAACATTACCTGCTACCGGGTATATGACGACGATATTCCTGAATTTCCCTTCAGCATAGAAATGTATGAAGATCAGGTATACATTGCTGAATACAACCGCCGCCATGGCATGGATGATGACGCCCACGAAGCATGGCTGGATACCTGCCTGGAACTGATCAGCAAAATACTGGATGTGGTACCGGAAAAAATCTGGGTGAAACAACGGCAACGTAAGGAAAACAGGAAAAGCCAATACGAAAAACTAAGCCTGGAAAATCACGAGATGATTGTAAAAGAAGGCGGTCTGCAGTTTAGAGTAAACCTCTCCGACTACCTGGATACCGGCTTATTTCTGGACCATCGCATCACCCGCAGCATGGTAAAGGAAGAAGTGAAAGATAAAAAAGTACTGAACCTTTTCTGCTATACCGGTTCCTTCTCTGTATATGCCGCCGCCGGCGGAGCAGCGGAAGTAACCTCCGTGGATCTTTCCAAAACCTACCTCACGTGGGCAGAAGAAAACATGCGCCTCAACGGATTTGATACCACCAAACATCCTTTTGTACACGCGGATGTATTGCAATACCTGGATACCCTGAAGCTGAATACCTTTGACCTGGTGATCATGGATCCGCCCACCTTCTCCAACAGTAAACGGATGAAGGATTTCCTGGACATCCAACGGGACCATGCGGAATTACTGAACAAAGTATTGCTCGCTACCAAAAAAGACGGGGTGGTATATTTCAGTAATAACTATCGCCGGTTTATCATGGAAACAGAAAAGATCAATGCTGCTGCTATCAAGGATATTACCAATCAGACTTTACCTTTTGATTTTCAACAGAAGATGATCCGTAAATGTTACCGGTTGATTAAATAG
- a CDS encoding class I SAM-dependent rRNA methyltransferase has translation MTKVFLKKQIQNRVLQGHPWIFGNEVSEIKGDVNPGDIVDVYTHKGFFLGRGYINPQSQILVRILTRDKSEEINAEFFYRRLLKCWEYRQKLGYVENCRLVYGEADELPALVIDKFNDYFVIQTLALGIEKWKDAIVDAINRIFSPKGIYERNDVPVRELEGMTQQKGFLSAPFDTNVIINENGLQFHVDIVNGQKTGYFLDQQDNRREIKNIVRGADVMEAFCYTGTFSCHAGYYGAKSVLGLDISEHAVETARKNAALNNLQDICKFQAVNAFDQLKQWSREEKKFDVVILDPPAFTKSRENIQKAVTGYKEINLRGMKLLKPGGFLVTASCTNLVSPSLFLETIDAAAKDAKKKLRQVTFQTQAQDHPILRNIENTTYLKFLIVEVS, from the coding sequence ATGACGAAGGTTTTTTTAAAGAAACAGATACAAAACAGGGTACTACAGGGCCATCCCTGGATTTTCGGGAATGAAGTATCGGAAATTAAGGGCGACGTAAATCCCGGTGATATAGTGGATGTATACACGCATAAAGGTTTTTTCCTGGGCAGGGGCTACATTAACCCGCAATCCCAGATCCTGGTGCGCATACTTACCCGCGATAAAAGTGAAGAAATCAATGCGGAATTCTTTTACCGCCGTTTGCTGAAATGCTGGGAATACCGCCAGAAACTGGGTTATGTGGAAAACTGCCGCCTGGTGTATGGAGAAGCAGATGAATTACCGGCATTGGTCATCGATAAATTCAATGATTACTTTGTCATCCAGACATTGGCGCTGGGTATTGAAAAGTGGAAAGATGCCATCGTGGATGCGATTAACCGTATTTTCTCTCCCAAAGGTATTTATGAACGGAATGATGTGCCGGTACGTGAACTGGAAGGAATGACCCAGCAAAAGGGCTTCCTGAGCGCACCTTTCGACACAAATGTGATCATCAATGAGAATGGGCTGCAGTTCCATGTGGATATCGTAAATGGTCAGAAAACGGGCTATTTCCTGGATCAGCAGGATAACCGCCGGGAAATAAAAAATATTGTCCGCGGCGCCGACGTGATGGAAGCGTTTTGCTATACCGGTACTTTTTCCTGTCATGCCGGTTACTATGGCGCGAAAAGCGTACTGGGACTGGATATTTCAGAGCATGCCGTAGAGACCGCCCGCAAAAATGCCGCGCTGAACAACCTGCAGGATATCTGTAAGTTCCAGGCAGTCAATGCTTTCGACCAGCTGAAACAATGGAGCCGGGAAGAGAAAAAGTTTGATGTGGTGATCCTCGATCCGCCGGCCTTTACCAAAAGCCGCGAAAATATTCAGAAAGCAGTAACCGGTTATAAAGAAATTAACCTGCGGGGTATGAAGTTGCTGAAACCCGGTGGCTTCCTGGTAACGGCTTCCTGTACCAACCTGGTATCGCCGTCGTTGTTCCTGGAAACCATTGATGCAGCTGCGAAAGACGCCAAAAAGAAACTGCGGCAGGTCACTTTCCAGACCCAGGCCCAGGACCATCCGATTTTAAGAAATATCGAGAATACCACGTATCTGAAGTTCCTGATCGTGGAAGTATCCTGA
- a CDS encoding YfbK domain-containing protein: MQRILLLLFIWGGGLQAQTRWLSGGVEDSALHRPLAGVSVQVLEDTAHTITNAFGLFKLRVPEDTATLLFTREGYWPRQVSVHIDNHLLITLSPIRKTTDAIAVAKARSRMQHTSNPHYGNMAMGTTSFYNETYGSIYENRFVRAAAQPLSTFAVDVDRAAYSNIRRFLRLKEAIPTDAVRIEEMVNYFHYNYPLPPAGSTMALYSRYTDCPWEPAHRLLEIAIRARAIAIDSLPPSNLVFLIDVSGSMGVSNKLPLLQAAFRVLVNNLRPLDKVAIVAYAGVPGVVLPATSGDQQAKILQAIDNLSAGGTTGGESAIKLAYQIAAAQFIPDGNNRVILATDGDFNVGLTSDEEMETLITEKKETGVLLTCLGFGMKNYKDSKLQALANMGNGNFAYIDNLEEAHKIFAREFGSTLFTVARDVRTGIVFNPAVVKSYRLIGYENKVLPATAADPGVQEGGIIGSGHCSVALYEIMPVPDSLATDTVLARVNISYREPQDTLLRELPGSVPAQLTTFREAPDDYRFAAAVALFGMVLRGSAYRGCGNTDMVGQMARGALGRDKEGYRQEFLKMVKMVRKMKR, encoded by the coding sequence ATGCAGAGAATCCTTTTGCTCTTATTCATCTGGGGTGGAGGGCTGCAGGCACAGACGCGGTGGTTGTCGGGAGGGGTGGAAGACAGTGCCTTGCATCGCCCGCTGGCAGGCGTATCTGTACAGGTATTGGAGGATACCGCCCATACCATTACCAATGCTTTCGGTCTTTTTAAATTACGGGTCCCCGAAGATACCGCCACCCTGCTGTTTACCCGCGAGGGCTACTGGCCCCGGCAGGTGTCAGTGCATATAGATAATCATCTCCTGATAACGCTATCCCCTATACGAAAAACTACAGATGCCATTGCAGTGGCCAAAGCCCGGTCACGGATGCAACACACCAGTAATCCCCACTATGGCAATATGGCCATGGGTACCACTTCTTTTTATAATGAAACCTATGGCTCCATCTACGAAAACAGGTTTGTACGCGCAGCAGCACAGCCCTTATCCACTTTTGCAGTAGATGTAGACCGGGCAGCTTATAGTAATATCCGCCGGTTCCTGCGGTTAAAGGAAGCCATTCCTACCGATGCCGTAAGGATAGAAGAAATGGTGAATTACTTTCATTACAACTATCCGTTGCCGCCGGCAGGCAGCACCATGGCGCTATACAGTCGTTATACCGATTGCCCGTGGGAACCTGCGCACCGTTTGCTGGAAATAGCTATCAGGGCCCGTGCTATTGCGATCGATAGCTTACCGCCCAGTAACCTCGTATTCCTGATCGATGTTTCCGGTTCTATGGGTGTATCCAATAAATTACCCTTGTTGCAGGCGGCTTTCCGGGTGCTGGTCAATAACCTGCGGCCATTGGATAAAGTAGCGATTGTAGCCTATGCCGGTGTGCCCGGCGTGGTGTTGCCTGCTACCAGCGGCGATCAGCAGGCGAAAATCCTGCAGGCCATCGATAACCTGAGTGCCGGTGGCACTACCGGTGGAGAATCGGCTATTAAACTGGCCTACCAGATTGCCGCCGCACAGTTTATCCCCGATGGTAATAATCGCGTAATACTGGCTACTGATGGTGATTTTAATGTGGGGCTGACCAGTGATGAGGAGATGGAAACACTGATTACTGAAAAGAAGGAAACCGGCGTATTGCTGACTTGCCTGGGATTCGGGATGAAGAACTATAAAGACTCGAAACTGCAGGCGCTGGCCAATATGGGCAATGGTAATTTTGCCTATATCGATAACCTGGAAGAAGCCCACAAAATATTTGCCCGTGAATTTGGCAGTACCTTGTTTACCGTGGCGCGGGATGTACGCACCGGTATTGTATTTAATCCGGCGGTGGTGAAATCGTATAGGCTTATTGGTTATGAGAACAAGGTGTTGCCGGCAACGGCGGCAGATCCTGGAGTACAGGAGGGAGGTATCATTGGCAGTGGCCATTGCTCCGTGGCGTTATACGAAATTATGCCGGTACCGGATAGTCTGGCAACAGATACTGTGTTGGCGCGGGTGAATATCAGCTACCGGGAACCCCAGGATACGTTGCTACGGGAGCTGCCGGGCAGTGTGCCTGCGCAGCTGACAACTTTCCGTGAAGCACCGGATGATTATCGTTTTGCCGCTGCAGTAGCGTTGTTTGGGATGGTGCTGCGGGGTTCTGCCTACCGGGGCTGTGGCAATACAGACATGGTAGGACAGATGGCCCGGGGAGCCCTTGGCCGGGATAAAGAAGGCTACCGGCAAGAGTTCCTGAAAATGGTAAAAATGGTACGTAAAATGAAGCGTTAG
- the hpt gene encoding hypoxanthine phosphoribosyltransferase — MSVIQVHDKKFQPYIGAAELQQRIKEMAEQINQDMKDERPLFIAILNGSFMFAADMFKYLTIDAEISFIKLASYKGTKSTGNVVQAIGLDEDLYGRTVVILEDIVDTGRTLSQFLPQLEHQQPKKLVVASLLTKPEAMIHPIKIDYLGFSVPDKFLLGYGLDYDGLGRNLPEIYQLAE; from the coding sequence ATGTCGGTTATCCAGGTGCATGACAAGAAGTTCCAGCCTTATATTGGTGCAGCTGAGCTGCAGCAGCGGATTAAGGAGATGGCAGAACAAATTAATCAGGATATGAAGGACGAGCGCCCGCTCTTCATCGCTATTTTGAATGGCTCATTTATGTTTGCCGCAGATATGTTTAAATATCTGACGATTGATGCAGAAATATCATTTATTAAACTGGCTTCCTATAAAGGAACCAAGTCGACCGGTAATGTGGTGCAGGCAATCGGGTTGGATGAAGACCTGTATGGCCGTACAGTAGTGATACTGGAAGATATTGTGGATACCGGCAGAACACTCAGCCAGTTCCTGCCGCAGCTGGAACATCAGCAGCCTAAGAAGCTGGTGGTAGCCTCCCTGCTGACTAAGCCGGAAGCCATGATACATCCGATCAAAATTGATTATCTCGGTTTTTCTGTACCGGATAAGTTCCTGTTGGGGTATGGACTGGACTATGATGGTCTGGGCCGCAACCTGCCGGAGATTTATCAGCTGGCAGAATAA